A portion of the Candidatus Aminicenantes bacterium genome contains these proteins:
- a CDS encoding dTDP-4-dehydrorhamnose 3,5-epimerase family protein yields MKIISSEIPDVKIIEPQIFGDSRGYFFESYRHEVFEKEIGAIRF; encoded by the coding sequence ATGAAAATCATATCCAGTGAAATCCCTGATGTGAAAATTATTGAACCACAGATATTTGGCGATAGCAGAGGCTATTTTTTTGAATCATATCGGCATGAAGTTTTTGAAAAAGAGATTGGGGCTATACGCTTTG